Sequence from the Cellulomonas fimi ATCC 484 genome:
GCGCGAGGGCCAGGGAGTTGTTCAGGTCGTCCTTGTGCTGCGCCGAGACGTACGCGGTGAACGACGTCAGCGAGTTGCCGACGACGGTCGCGCTCTCGGTGCCGTCCTGCTGGGCGGCGGCCGCGGCGGGTGCGGTGGGCTGCACGGCGCCGAGCAGCGTGCCCTGCGGCGGAAGCGAGGACAGGTCGACGGCCGCGACGGACGCGGCGGCGAGGTCGGATGCGACGGACATGGTGCCTCCTGCGGTGGTGGGCCGGCGGTGGTGCCGGTCGACCCCATGCCAGCGCGCACCCCGCCTCCGGCCCGCCCCGCCGACGCGACCGCGCGGTGCGCGGGCGTGACGTCGTGCGTGCGCACCGTGACGTCGCCGCCTCCCGTCCGTCGCGTGCCGTGACCCGTTCGTGTCCTGCGCGAGCGCGCACGTCGCGCGCGGCTACGTTGGCGGCACGCGACTCACGCGGGGGGCGAGGGGAGTCGGATGAGCCACGTGCTCCAGCTGCTGGGACCGGTGCGGCTGCGCACGGACGGACGACGGGTCCCCCTCCCCCACGCGTGCGCGCGGCTGACGGCCGCGCTCGCCCTCGTCGGGCCGCTCTCCCGCGAGCAGGCGGCGGCGCTGCTGTGGCCGGACGCGCCGACCGGCAGGGCCCTGTCCAACCTCCGCACGGCCCTGTCACGCCTGCGCCGCCTCACCCCGGGGCTGGTCGACGCGCGCGGGACGGTGCTCGCGCTCGCGGACGACGTCACGGTCGACACCGACCGGATGCTGGCGTGGGTCAACGCGACGATCTACGACGACGCGCCCCCGAACGACCCGGCGGGCCCGCCGCGGGAGGTCGGCCGGGAGCTGCTCGCGGGCTGGGACGAGGAGTGGGTGCGGGACCACCGGGACCGCTGGCAGGTGCTCGTCAGCCAGGCGTTGGAGAGCGCCGCGACGCGGCTGCTGGCGCAGGGTCGTCCGGCGGCGGCGCTGCCGTACGGGTTGGCGGCGGTCGCGGCGGAGCCGTGGTCCGAGTCCGCGAACCGGGTGCTCATCGAGATCCACGCGCGACGGGGCGACGGCGCGGGGGCGCTGCGGCAGTTCGAGCGGCTCAGCCGGGTGCTGCGGGCCGAGCTCGGGGTGCAGCCGGCTCCGGACATCGTGGCGCTCATCCGCCAGCTCTACCCGTTCGGCGTCGGGCGCACGGGGCAGCGGACGGCGTAGCGGGACCTGGTGCGCGACGGGACGGGGCTCCGCGGACGGCGTCCCCCGTGACGGTGACGTGTCGCATCCGCGGTGGATCGCCGTTCCGTGTGTCGGCGGCGCGGTCTAGGTTGGACGGCTGTGACACCTGTCATCGCGGCCCACGGGCTCACCAAGCGCTTCGGCGAGCTCGTCGCCGTCGACGGCATCGACTTCGAGGTCGCCCCGGGCGAGTCGTTCGGCCTGCTCGGCCCGAACGGCGCCGGCAAGTCGACGACCATGCGGATGGTCGGCGCGGTGTCGACGCGATCGGGCGGCGAGCTGCGCGTCCTCGACCTCGACCCCGAGACGCACGGCCCGGAGATCCGCTCGCAGCTCGGCGTCGTGCCGCAGGAGGACAACCTCGACACCGAGCTGACCGTCCGCGACAACCTGCTCGTCTACGGCCGCTACTTCGGCCTCCCCCGCCGCGTGTGCGCCGAGCGTGCCGACGAGCTGCTGGAGTTCGCGCAGCTCACGGAGAAGGCCAAGGTCAAGACGGACGACCTGTCGGGCGGCATGAAGCGGCGCCTGACGATCGCCCGTGCGCTCATCAACGACCCGCGGATCCTCATGCTCGACGAGCCGACGACGGGCCTCGACCCGCAGGCCCGGCACGTCCTGTGGGACCGGTTGTTCCGGCTCAAGGAGCGCGGCACGACGCTCGTCGTCACGACGCACTACATGGACGAGGCCGAGCAGCTGTGCGACCGGCTGGTCGTCGTCGACCACGGCCGGATCATGGCCGAGGGCAGCCCGGCGGAGCTGATCCGCCGCTACTCGACGCGCGAGGTCGTCGAGCTGCGGTTCGGCTCGTCGCGCAACGCGGAGGCGGCGGAGCGCATGGCGGGCGTGACCGAGCGCGTCGAGGTGCTCCCGGACCGGGTGCTGCTGTACGCGGACGACGGCGAGGCGGTCGTCGAGAAGGTCCTGGCCCTCGGGCTCGAGCCGACGACGAGCCTCGTGCGCCGCTCCAGCCTCGAGGACGTGTTCCTCCGGCTGACCGGACGGAGCCTGATCGAGTGACGACGACGAGCGCACCGAGCCCCGCCGCGCAGCGCGCGCTGGCTGCGGCGGCCCTCCCCCGCCGGCTCGGCTGGTGGTACGTCGCCGAGGCGCAGCTGCGCAGCATGAAGGCGTACGGCTGGACGATCGTGGCGAGCGGCGTGGGCCAGCCCCTGCTGTACCTGCTGGGCATCGGCCTGGGTCTCGCGGCGTTCCTCGACGTGTCGATCGGGCAGGGGCCCGACGGCCCGGTCGACTACGTGACGTTCGTGGCCCCGGCGCTGCTCGTGACGGCTGCGGTCGGCGTCGCGATGGACGAGTTCACGTACGCGGTGATGTCGGGGTTCAAGTGGCGGCGCCTGTACTGGGGGCCGAACGCCACGCCGATCTCGCCGGCGCAGCTCGCGACGGGCGTCGTCGTGGCGTGCGTGGGCCGGATGCTGTTCACGACCGTCGCGTACTACGTGCTCATGGTCGCGTTCGGGGCCGTCGGGGACCCGCTCGCCGGGTTGGCGATCCCGCTCGTCGGCGTGCTCGCCGGGCTCGCGTTCGGGCTGCCGGTCATGGCGTTCTCCGCGTCGCTCAAGGACGACCGGGGGCAGATCGCGCTCGTGCAGCGGTTCGTCTTCACGCCGCTCTTCCTGTTCTCCGGCACGTTCTACCCGCTCACGACCGTGCCGGTCGCGCTGCAGTGGATCGGGTGGGTGTCGCCGGTCTGGCACGCGTCCGAGGTGGGCCGCTCGCTGAGCTACGGGTCGCCCCCCGGTGCCTGGCCCGTCGGGGTGCACCTCGCGGTCCTGCTGGTCATGGCGGGGGCGGGCGCGGTCGTCGCCGGGCGCATCTTCACGAGGAGGCTGCGCGGATGACGACGACGACCACGACGGCCGCCCCCCGCTGGCTGACCACGGGCGGGGTGCGTGCGCTGTCGTCCGGGAACGCCGGTGCGGTGGTCGAGCGCGGGCTGCGCGCGACGCGGTCCGGCAACTGGGTGATCGTGCTGTCCGGGTTCTTCGAGCCGGTGTTCTACCTGCTGGCGATGGGCTACGGGCTCGGCACGTACATCGGCGACGTCGAGCTCGGCACGGGCGAGGCCGTCTCGTACGCCGCGTTCGTCGCGCCTGCGCTGCTGGCCGTCTCGGCGATGAACGGAGCGGTCTACGACTCGACGTGGAACGTCTTCTTCAAGATGCACTTCGGCAAGCTGTACGACGCGATGCTCACGACGTCGATGGGCCCGCTCGACGTCGCGCTCGGCGAGATCGCGTACGCGCTGCTCCGCGGGGGCGTCTACGCGTTCGGCTTCCTCACGGTCATGCAGGTCATGGGCCTCAACCTGGCGTGGACGGCCGTGCTCGCCGTGCCCGCGGTCCTGCTCATCGCGTTCGGCTTCGCGGCCGTCGGCATGGCCGTCACGAGCTACATGAAGACCTTCCAGCAGATGGACTGGATCAACTTCGTCCTGCTGCCGATGTTCCTGTTCTCGGCCACGTTCTACCCGCTGTCGGTGTACCCCGAGGCGGTGCAGTGGTTCATCAAGGCGATGCCGCTGTGGCACGGCGTCGAGCTGATCCGCGGCCTGACGACGGGTGCCCTCTCCCCCGCGATGTGGTCGCACGTCGGCTACTTCGTCGGGATGATCGCGCTGGGCGTGACGTTCACGACGACCCGGCTGCGCGCCCTGTTCCTGCGCTGAGACCGGTCAGACGAACGGGCCCCCGACGCCAGGTGGCGCCGGGGGCCCGTCGACCGTGAGGCGGTCGCCCTGAGATCAGCGGCTCAGCCGCAGACCTCACCGTTCACGGTGAACGACGCCGGGTTCGTGTTGGTCCCGGGGTGGGACCCGTTGAACCCGATGTCGGTGCTCTGGCCCGGCTGCAGGGTGGCGTTCCACGACAGGCCGGTCGCGGTGACCGTCGTCCCGGTCTGCGACCACGTGGCGCTCCAGCCCTGCGTGACCTGCTGGCCAGAGGGGAAGGCGAACCCGAGGGTCCAGGTCAGCGGCGTGGTGCCCGTGTTGGTGATCTTCACCGACCCCGTGAAGCCGACGTTCCAGCTGTTCGTCGAGTACACGACCGTGCACGACGGGGTGCTCGTCACCGGCAGGGTCGTGAACGTCACCGGGCTGCTCACCGCGGAGACGTTCCCCGCGCCGTCCTTGGCCCGCACCACGTAGCTGTACGCGGTGGCCGGCGTGAGGCCGGCGAGGGCGACGGTCGCCGTCGTGGGCGAGGCGACGAGGGTCTGCGTCGTCCCGCTGACCCGGAGCACCTCGTAGCCGGCCAGCCCGCTGCCGCCGCTGTCGGTCGACGCGGTCCACGTGAGCGTGGCGCCCGTCGTGGCGACGTTCGACGCGACCGGCGTGCCGGGGACGGTCGGTGCGACGGTGTCGACCGGCGGTGCGGCCGTCGTGAACGTGACCGGCGCCGAGAGGGCCGAGACGTCACCTGCGACGTTCTTCGCCCGCACCGCGTAGGTGTACGCCGTGCTCGGGGTCAGGCCGGACAGCGTCACGGTCGGGACGGTCGTCTGCGCGACCACCGTCGTCGTCGTGCCCTGGACGCGCAGCACGTCGTAGCCGCTCACCGCCGGGTCGCCGGTCGACGGCGCCCACGCGAGCGTCGCACCCGTCGACGTGACCGCGGACGCCACGGGCGTGCCCGGGGTCGTCGGCGGCTCGGTCTCCCCGGTCGTGTCGGTCGTGAAGGTGACGGCGGCGGACGCGGCGGACACGTTGCCGGCGACGTCCTTGGCCTTGACGACGTAGGAGTACGCCGTGCCCGGGGTGAGGTCGCGCAGGATGTACGCCGCGGCGGTCGTCGTCCCGACGAGCGTCTGCGTCGTGCCCTGCACCCGGTACAGCTCGTACCCGGCGACGCCCGACCCGGCGTCGGTGGACGCGGCCCACGACAGCGACGCGCCGACGGTCGTGACGCCGGTGGCGACGGGCGTGCCCGGCGTCGTCGGCGGGGTGGTGTCCGTCGTCGTCCCGGTCGGCTCCTTGCCCCAGACGAGCGTGCTGCCGTCGTAGAGCGTGATCGCGGACGCCTTGGCGAGCGCGGTCTGCGTCAGGCCCGTGTACGACGGGTCGTTCGCGGGGTTCCACCCGGCGGGGCCGGTGAGCCGGAACTGGATCTCGCGGCGGTGCTGCGACTGGCCGCCGGGGTGGATGTCCTGGCCGACGCACGAGAGCTCGACGTAGCCGAGCGTGCCGCCCGCGCTGACGCCCTTGCCGGACTGCGCGCCGCACTCGCTGTAGTTGGCGGAGAGCGTGACGTCGGAGGCCGCGAAGCCGTCGGTCGTGAACCAGTACCGGACCTTGGCGTTCTTCAGCGACCGCGCCGGGAACGCCGACTGGTTGCGGATCATGGCCTTGACCTCGGTGAACGTGCCGCTGGGCGGCTGGTTGAGCATCGCCTCGACGAACAGCTGGTCGCCGTCGGGCTGCTCGGGCGTCGGGAACGACGCGAGCGGCGTGCCGCCGTACTCCTCGACGAGCCGAGCGAGGGCGCTGGTGAAGCCCGCGTTGTAGTCGGTCGCGACCTCGTTGGCGACGTAGTCCTGCCGGCTGTCGGTGTAGGCGTCGTTGGGCGAGCCGGGACCGCCGACGAGGGCGCCGTACAGGACGTGCCGCGACTGCGCGGGCGTCGTGATCGAGTCGAGCCACGACCCGTGCGCGGTGCGGTGGTGGGGCGCGGTCGGCGGGTTCGCGCCGAAGCCGACGACGTACGACGACGACCGCGGGTTGTCGCCGAGCGCGTAGTTGATCTGCCGCACGCCGAAGTCGTGGTACCGGGCCTTGCGGGTCGCGTCGGTCATCCAGTCGGAGTAGACGAGCGCGACGAACGAGGTGTTGGCGGCGTACCGCAGCGCACCCCACGAGTCGAGGACGGCCTGGCCTCCCGGCGAGTACGGCACCTTCTGGCCGTTGACGCCGACGGTCCAGTAGTCGAGCCAGCGGTTCGCGTCGTCGACGTACTTCTGCTTGCCGGTCTCCATCGCGAGCAGCGCGTACGTGCCGAACTGCTTGTTGTCCCACGCGATCGTCCACTTGTAGGAGCGCGTGGTGCTCTGGTTCTCCGTGCCGAGCTTGTCGTACTCGGCCTCGGCCTTGGCGAGGTACGTCGCGTCACCGGTGGCCTTGTAGAGCCAGTACGCGCCCCAGACGAGCTCGTCCTGGTAGCCGGACCAGGACTTGTAGTACGCCGAGGCGGCCGTGACGCAGTCGGAGTACGCGCCGCGGTAGGTGTCCGCGAACGTGTAGAGCTGCTTGGCGTGCGACACGAGGGTCGCCGCGTAGGCCGGGTCGTCGCCCTTGAGGACGATCGCCGACGACGCCAGCGCGGCGGCCGTCTCCGCGGCCACGTCCGAGCCGGGGCAGGACGCGCTGATCTTGTGCGACGGCCGCGCCATGGTCATGACCTCGGCGGGTCCCCACCACTTGTGGTCCGCCTCGCCGTCGCCGACCTGCACGTACAGCTCGTTCGGGGCAGTGTGCGCCTTGACGAAGTAGTCGCTGACGAACCGCAGGTTGTCCTTGAGCTCGTCGAGCGAGCCGGCCTTCGAGTAGCCCGTGGGGCTCTCGATCGCGCCCCACGCGAGCATCGTGGCGCTGAACGCCATCGGGAAGCCGAACTTCACGTGGTCGCCGGCGTCGTACCAGCCGCCGGTGAGGTCCTTGCCGACGTCGGCGCCGTCGGTCAGGCCGGAGTCGCCGCGCCAGGAGACCGGGAAGTCGGCGGGCAGGTCGCCGGAGCGCTGCGCCTGGTAGAAGAACATCGACTTCTGCAGGGCCTCGGCGTAGTTGTAGGTGGGCGCGGCGGCCGCGCCGGTCGCGAGCGGGGCGACGAGCACCCCGACGGCGACGGCGAGGGCGGAGCCACCCGCGACGAGCGTGCGTGGGACTTGGCGGAGCATGGGGTCCTCTTCCGGGCACGGGAGTGGTGGTCGGCGACCCCGTGCTGTCCGCAGTCGCACCCGCACGACGCGCCTGGCGCATCGTCCAGACGGGTCGCTCCGCAGGTCAACGCCCTAAACGATTCAGCCCCGCTCACCAGCGGCGGTGCGCGCCACGTCCGCCTCACGCGGGGGCTCCTCGGTCTCGAGGTCGCCCCCCGGCCCGGCCGCCACGTCGGGCTCGTGAGCCCGATCCGTGGGCGCGTGGGTTGCGGGCTCGGCGCCGGGCGCGGGATCCGCCGGACCGGCCGAGGACGGGGCGTCGAGCGCCACCGGCGGCACCGCCGGCTGCTGCGCGTCCACCCGGGTCGCGGTCGACCGCCGTGCGCGGCGCATGACGGGACGCTCCACGAGCAGCCAGCTCGCCAGCGCCAGCGGGATGGTCCCGAGGACGCACAGCACGACGTAGGGCAGGAACCCGTAGCGGTTCAGGCCGAACATGACGAACAGCTGCTGCACCGGGAACGCGTAGATGTAGAAGCCGTAGGAGATGTCGTGCTTGTGCATGAGGCGCGGGATCGGGACGACCGACGCCACCCACATGATCACGTACGTCAGGAACGGCGCCGCGGCCTGCATCCCCCACCGGTCGACCTGCACGAGCAGGAAGGTGCCGACCGCCCCGGCGAGCAGCATCCCGGCCCAGTGCAGCGGGACACGTCTGCGCAGCGCGTACACGAGCCCACCACCCAGGAAGAAGGGCAGGTGCTCCAGGGCGACGGCCGAGTCGAACGAGTTGCCCATGTACGGCAGCACGACCGCGTTGTTGGCCCACAGCAGCACCGACGTCGCGAACAGCACGCCCATCGCCGTGGCGCTCCGGCGCACGATCGAGACGAAGCCGAGCGCGCCGATGACGAGGTAGCAGACGAACTCGACGTAGAGGCTCCACAGCGAGCCGTCCCACACGAGCGGGTACGGGACCCCCGTGGGTGTCCCCGCGACCTCGAACGTCGACACACGCAGGAACCAGTTCGAGATGACGAAGTCGAGGGGCGTCCGGGGCGCCGTGAGGAAGCCGTCGAGCGTGCCGTTCGCCTTCCAGTAGCCGATCGGCGCGAAGAGGCCGGCGATGACGACGAGACACACCCAGTAGGCGGGCATGATGCGCGCGAGCCGGTGCAGCAGGTACGTGCCGAACGAGTTCGTGAACCGGCTGCCGGAGATCAGGTAGCCGCTGACGGCGAAGAACCCGAACACCGCGAGCGAGCCCATGTTCTTGCCGTGCAGCTGCGGGCCCACCCCCGACCCCGTCAGCGTGAACGAGTGCGTCCCGAGGACCATGAGGGCGAGCAGGAGCCGGACGGCGTTGAGGCTGTTGTCCCGCGGG
This genomic interval carries:
- a CDS encoding AfsR/SARP family transcriptional regulator; translation: MSHVLQLLGPVRLRTDGRRVPLPHACARLTAALALVGPLSREQAAALLWPDAPTGRALSNLRTALSRLRRLTPGLVDARGTVLALADDVTVDTDRMLAWVNATIYDDAPPNDPAGPPREVGRELLAGWDEEWVRDHRDRWQVLVSQALESAATRLLAQGRPAAALPYGLAAVAAEPWSESANRVLIEIHARRGDGAGALRQFERLSRVLRAELGVQPAPDIVALIRQLYPFGVGRTGQRTA
- a CDS encoding ABC transporter ATP-binding protein — protein: MTPVIAAHGLTKRFGELVAVDGIDFEVAPGESFGLLGPNGAGKSTTMRMVGAVSTRSGGELRVLDLDPETHGPEIRSQLGVVPQEDNLDTELTVRDNLLVYGRYFGLPRRVCAERADELLEFAQLTEKAKVKTDDLSGGMKRRLTIARALINDPRILMLDEPTTGLDPQARHVLWDRLFRLKERGTTLVVTTHYMDEAEQLCDRLVVVDHGRIMAEGSPAELIRRYSTREVVELRFGSSRNAEAAERMAGVTERVEVLPDRVLLYADDGEAVVEKVLALGLEPTTSLVRRSSLEDVFLRLTGRSLIE
- a CDS encoding ABC transporter permease, which codes for MTTTSAPSPAAQRALAAAALPRRLGWWYVAEAQLRSMKAYGWTIVASGVGQPLLYLLGIGLGLAAFLDVSIGQGPDGPVDYVTFVAPALLVTAAVGVAMDEFTYAVMSGFKWRRLYWGPNATPISPAQLATGVVVACVGRMLFTTVAYYVLMVAFGAVGDPLAGLAIPLVGVLAGLAFGLPVMAFSASLKDDRGQIALVQRFVFTPLFLFSGTFYPLTTVPVALQWIGWVSPVWHASEVGRSLSYGSPPGAWPVGVHLAVLLVMAGAGAVVAGRIFTRRLRG
- a CDS encoding acyltransferase family protein; the encoded protein is MTAATAVEQPLDTPRRFRALRAHQLDPRDNSLNAVRLLLALMVLGTHSFTLTGSGVGPQLHGKNMGSLAVFGFFAVSGYLISGSRFTNSFGTYLLHRLARIMPAYWVCLVVIAGLFAPIGYWKANGTLDGFLTAPRTPLDFVISNWFLRVSTFEVAGTPTGVPYPLVWDGSLWSLYVEFVCYLVIGALGFVSIVRRSATAMGVLFATSVLLWANNAVVLPYMGNSFDSAVALEHLPFFLGGGLVYALRRRVPLHWAGMLLAGAVGTFLLVQVDRWGMQAAAPFLTYVIMWVASVVPIPRLMHKHDISYGFYIYAFPVQQLFVMFGLNRYGFLPYVVLCVLGTIPLALASWLLVERPVMRRARRSTATRVDAQQPAVPPVALDAPSSAGPADPAPGAEPATHAPTDRAHEPDVAAGPGGDLETEEPPREADVARTAAGERG
- a CDS encoding ABC transporter permease — protein: MTTTTTTAAPRWLTTGGVRALSSGNAGAVVERGLRATRSGNWVIVLSGFFEPVFYLLAMGYGLGTYIGDVELGTGEAVSYAAFVAPALLAVSAMNGAVYDSTWNVFFKMHFGKLYDAMLTTSMGPLDVALGEIAYALLRGGVYAFGFLTVMQVMGLNLAWTAVLAVPAVLLIAFGFAAVGMAVTSYMKTFQQMDWINFVLLPMFLFSATFYPLSVYPEAVQWFIKAMPLWHGVELIRGLTTGALSPAMWSHVGYFVGMIALGVTFTTTRLRALFLR
- a CDS encoding glycoside hydrolase family 9 protein, giving the protein MLRQVPRTLVAGGSALAVAVGVLVAPLATGAAAAPTYNYAEALQKSMFFYQAQRSGDLPADFPVSWRGDSGLTDGADVGKDLTGGWYDAGDHVKFGFPMAFSATMLAWGAIESPTGYSKAGSLDELKDNLRFVSDYFVKAHTAPNELYVQVGDGEADHKWWGPAEVMTMARPSHKISASCPGSDVAAETAAALASSAIVLKGDDPAYAATLVSHAKQLYTFADTYRGAYSDCVTAASAYYKSWSGYQDELVWGAYWLYKATGDATYLAKAEAEYDKLGTENQSTTRSYKWTIAWDNKQFGTYALLAMETGKQKYVDDANRWLDYWTVGVNGQKVPYSPGGQAVLDSWGALRYAANTSFVALVYSDWMTDATRKARYHDFGVRQINYALGDNPRSSSYVVGFGANPPTAPHHRTAHGSWLDSITTPAQSRHVLYGALVGGPGSPNDAYTDSRQDYVANEVATDYNAGFTSALARLVEEYGGTPLASFPTPEQPDGDQLFVEAMLNQPPSGTFTEVKAMIRNQSAFPARSLKNAKVRYWFTTDGFAASDVTLSANYSECGAQSGKGVSAGGTLGYVELSCVGQDIHPGGQSQHRREIQFRLTGPAGWNPANDPSYTGLTQTALAKASAITLYDGSTLVWGKEPTGTTTDTTPPTTPGTPVATGVTTVGASLSWAASTDAGSGVAGYELYRVQGTTQTLVGTTTAAAYILRDLTPGTAYSYVVKAKDVAGNVSAASAAVTFTTDTTGETEPPTTPGTPVASAVTSTGATLAWAPSTGDPAVSGYDVLRVQGTTTTVVAQTTVPTVTLSGLTPSTAYTYAVRAKNVAGDVSALSAPVTFTTAAPPVDTVAPTVPGTPVASNVATTGATLTWTASTDSGGSGLAGYEVLRVSGTTQTLVASPTTATVALAGLTPATAYSYVVRAKDGAGNVSAVSSPVTFTTLPVTSTPSCTVVYSTNSWNVGFTGSVKITNTGTTPLTWTLGFAFPSGQQVTQGWSATWSQTGTTVTATGLSWNATLQPGQSTDIGFNGSHPGTNTNPASFTVNGEVCG